In Eptesicus fuscus isolate TK198812 chromosome 23, DD_ASM_mEF_20220401, whole genome shotgun sequence, one genomic interval encodes:
- the B3GAT1 gene encoding galactosylgalactosylxylosylprotein 3-beta-glucuronosyltransferase 1, with amino-acid sequence MGNEELWAQPALEMPKRRDILAIILIVLPWTLLVTVWHQSTIAPLLTAHKDDGGDPRRPAPPGADPREYCMSDRDIVEVVRTEYVYTRPPPWSDTLPTIHVVTPTYSRPVQKAELTRLANTLLHVPNLHWLLVEDAPHRTPLATRLLRDSGLNYTHLHVETPRNYKLRGDARDPRIPRGTMQRNLALRWLRETFPRNASQPGVVYFADDDNTYSLELFEEMRSTRRVSVWPVAFVGGLRYEAPRVNAAGKVVGWKTVFDPHRPFAIDMAGFAVNLRLILQRSQAYFKLRGVKGGYQESSLLRELVTLNDLEPKAANCTKILVWHTRTEKPVLVNEGKKGFTDPTVEI; translated from the exons ATGG GTAATGAGGAGCTGTGGGCCCAGCCAGCCTTGGAGATGCCGAAGAGACGGGACATCCTTGCAATCATCCTCATCGTGCTGCCCTGGACGCTGCTCGTCACCGTGTGGCACCAGAGCACCATCGCGCCCCTGCTCACCGCGCACAAGG ATGATGGCGGTGACCcccggcgccccgccccgcccggcgcgGACCCCAGGGAGTACTGCATGTCCGACCGCGACATCGTGGAGGTGGTGCGCACCGAGTACGTGTACACGCGGCCGCCGCCGTGGTCCGACACGCTGCCCACCATCCACGTGGTGACGCCCACCTACAGCCGCCCCGTGCAGAAGGCCGAGCTCACGCGCCTGGCCAACACGCTGCTGCACGTGCCCAACCTGCACTGGCTGCTGGTGGAGGACGCGCCGCACCGCACGCCGCTGGCCACGCGCCTGCTGCGCGACTCCGGCCTCAACTACACGCACCTGCACGTGGAGACGCCCCGCAACTACAAGCTGCGCGGCGACGCCCGCGACCCGCGCATCCCGCGCGGCACCATGCAGCGCAACCTGGCCCTGCGCTGGCTGCGGGAGACCTTCCCGCGCAACGCCAGCCAGCCGGGCGTGGTGTACTTCGCGGACGATGACAACACCTACAGCCTGGAGCTCTTCGAGGAG ATGCGCAGCACCCGGAGGGTGTCGGTGTGGCCCGTGGCCTTCGTCGGGGGCCTTCGGTACGAGGCCCCGCGGGTCAACGCGGCAGGGAAGGTGGTCGGCTGGAAGACGGTGTTCGACCCCCACCGGCCCTTTGCCATAGACATGGCGGGGTTCGCGGTCAACCTGCGGCTCATCCTGCAGCGGAGCCAGGCCTACTTCAAGCTGCGCGGCGTGAAGGGGGGCTACCAGGAGAGCAGCCTCCTCCGGGAGCTGGTCACCCTCAACGACctggagcccaaggccgccaACTGCACCAAG ATCCTGGTCTGGCACACACGGACAGAGAAGCCGGTGCTGGTGAACGAGGGCAAAAAGGGCTTCACGGACCCCACGGTGGAGATCTGA